In Symphalangus syndactylus isolate Jambi chromosome 6, NHGRI_mSymSyn1-v2.1_pri, whole genome shotgun sequence, a genomic segment contains:
- the LIPT2 gene encoding octanoyl-[acyl-carrier-protein]:protein N-octanoyltransferase LIPT2, mitochondrial isoform X2 encodes MRQPTVRLVRLGRVPYAELLGLQDRWLRRLQAEPGTEAPSGTEAGALLLCEPAGPVYTAGLRGGLTPEETARLRALGAEVRVTGRGGLATFHGPGQLLCHPVLDLGRLGLRLRMHVASLEACAVRLCELQGLQDARARPPPYTGVWLEDRKICAIGERRGAGRYQRAGESAVEGTSHPTAWLSTALPTSRGLSTSCPVDWLGQASLP; translated from the exons ATGCGGCAACCCACTGTTCGGCTGGTGCGCCTGGGTCGGGTGCCGTACGCCGAACTACTGGGGCTGCAGGACCGCTGGCTGCGGCGGCTGCAGGCCGAGCCAGGCACTGAGGCCCCGTCGGGGACTGAGGCGGGCGCGCTCCTGCTCTGCGAGCCCGCGGGACCCGTGTACACGGCCGGGCTGCGCGGCGGCCTGACGCCCGAGGAAACTGCGCGGCTACGGGCCTTGGGCGCCGAGGTGCGCGTCACAGGCCGCGGTGGCCTGGCCACCTTTCACGGCCCGGGCCAGCTGCTTTGCCACCCAGTGCTCGACCTAGGGCGTCTCGGCCTGCGTTTGCGCATGCACGTAGCGTCGCTGGAGGCGTGCGCCGTGCGCCTGTGCGAGCTCCAGGGCCTGCAGGACGCCCGCGCGCGGCCCCCGCCGTATACGGGCGTCTGGCTGGAAGATCGCAAGATCTGCGCGATCGGTGAGCGCCGCGGCGCAGGGCGGTACCAGAGAGCCGGG GAGTCCGCTGTGGAAGGCACATCACATCCCACGGCCTGGCTCTCAACTGCTCTACCGACCTCACGTGGTTTGAGCACATCGTGCCCTGTGGACTGGTTGGGACAGGCGTCACTTCCTTGA
- the LIPT2 gene encoding octanoyl-[acyl-carrier-protein]:protein N-octanoyltransferase LIPT2, mitochondrial isoform X1 gives MRQPTVRLVRLGRVPYAELLGLQDRWLRRLQAEPGTEAPSGTEAGALLLCEPAGPVYTAGLRGGLTPEETARLRALGAEVRVTGRGGLATFHGPGQLLCHPVLDLGRLGLRLRMHVASLEACAVRLCELQGLQDARARPPPYTGVWLEDRKICAIGVRCGRHITSHGLALNCSTDLTWFEHIVPCGLVGTGVTSLSKELQRHVTVDEVMPPFLVAFKEIYKCTLISEDSPN, from the exons ATGCGGCAACCCACTGTTCGGCTGGTGCGCCTGGGTCGGGTGCCGTACGCCGAACTACTGGGGCTGCAGGACCGCTGGCTGCGGCGGCTGCAGGCCGAGCCAGGCACTGAGGCCCCGTCGGGGACTGAGGCGGGCGCGCTCCTGCTCTGCGAGCCCGCGGGACCCGTGTACACGGCCGGGCTGCGCGGCGGCCTGACGCCCGAGGAAACTGCGCGGCTACGGGCCTTGGGCGCCGAGGTGCGCGTCACAGGCCGCGGTGGCCTGGCCACCTTTCACGGCCCGGGCCAGCTGCTTTGCCACCCAGTGCTCGACCTAGGGCGTCTCGGCCTGCGTTTGCGCATGCACGTAGCGTCGCTGGAGGCGTGCGCCGTGCGCCTGTGCGAGCTCCAGGGCCTGCAGGACGCCCGCGCGCGGCCCCCGCCGTATACGGGCGTCTGGCTGGAAGATCGCAAGATCTGCGCGATCG GAGTCCGCTGTGGAAGGCACATCACATCCCACGGCCTGGCTCTCAACTGCTCTACCGACCTCACGTGGTTTGAGCACATCGTGCCCTGTGGACTGGTTGGGACAGGCGTCACTTCCTTGAGTAAGGAGCTCCAGAGGCACGTCACCGTGGATGAAGTAATGCCACCTTTCCTTGTGGCCTTTAAAGAGATCTACAAGTGCACACTGATCTCAGAGGACAGCCCCAACTGA
- the LIPT2 gene encoding octanoyl-[acyl-carrier-protein]:protein N-octanoyltransferase LIPT2, mitochondrial isoform X3, translated as MRQPTVRLVRLGRVPYAELLGLQDRWLRRLQAEPGTEAPSGTEAGALLLCEPAGPVYTAGLRGGLTPEETARLRALGAEESAVEGTSHPTAWLSTALPTSRGLSTSCPVDWLGQASLP; from the exons ATGCGGCAACCCACTGTTCGGCTGGTGCGCCTGGGTCGGGTGCCGTACGCCGAACTACTGGGGCTGCAGGACCGCTGGCTGCGGCGGCTGCAGGCCGAGCCAGGCACTGAGGCCCCGTCGGGGACTGAGGCGGGCGCGCTCCTGCTCTGCGAGCCCGCGGGACCCGTGTACACGGCCGGGCTGCGCGGCGGCCTGACGCCCGAGGAAACTGCGCGGCTACGGGCCTTGGGCGCCGAG GAGTCCGCTGTGGAAGGCACATCACATCCCACGGCCTGGCTCTCAACTGCTCTACCGACCTCACGTGGTTTGAGCACATCGTGCCCTGTGGACTGGTTGGGACAGGCGTCACTTCCTTGA
- the LOC129484604 gene encoding uncharacterized protein, with the protein MCAGWTRQQQVSPNAPHGAKTYAHYSLHLFAYSLLCGVNILLKMSKRPKDTPVNVNDKKKRKHLCLSIAQKVKLLEKLDSGVSVKHLTEEYGVGMTTIYDLKKQKDKLLKFYAESDEQILMKNRKTLHKAKNEDLDRVLKEWIRQRRSEHLPLNGMLIMKQAKIYHNELKIEGNCEYSTGWLQKFKKRHGIKFLKICGSKASSGHEAAEKFTGKCSNDDEQDGNFEGFYVSSEKKIMSDLLTYTKNTYPETVSKLEEEDIKDVFNSNNEAPVVHSLSNGEVTKMVLNQDDHDNNDNEDDVNTAEKVPIDDMVKMCDGLIKGLEQHAFITEQEIMSVYKIKERLLRQKASLMRQMTLKETFKKAIQRNTSSSLQDPLLGPSTASDASSRLKIKYSAQ; encoded by the coding sequence ATGTGTGCAGGCTGGACACGCCAACAACAGGTTTCCCCCAATGCCCCACATGGGGCCAAGACCTATGCGCATTACTCACTGCATTTGTTTGCTTATTCTCTGCTGTGTGGTGTAAATATATTGTTGAAAATGTCAAAAAGACCTAAAGATACCCCTGTGAATGTCAAtgataagaaaaagaggaagcattTGTGTTTATCTATAGCACAGAAAGTAAAGTTGTTGGAGAAACTGGACAGTGGTGTAAGTGTGAAACATCTTACAGAAGAGTATGGTGTTGGAATGACCACCATATATGacctgaagaaacagaaggatAAACTGTTGAAGTTTTATGCTGAAAGTGATGAGCAGAtattaatgaaaaatagaaaaacacttcataaagctaaaaatgaagatCTTGATCGTGTGTTGAAAGAGTGGATCCGTCAGCGTCGCAGTGAACACTTGCCACTCAATGGTATGCTGATCATGAAACAAGCAAAGATCTATCACAATGAACTAAAAATTGAGGGGAACTGTGAATATTCAACAGGCTGGttgcagaaatttaagaaaagacatggcattaaatttttaaagatttgtggcAGTAAAGCATCTTCTGGTCATGAAGCAGCAGAGAAGTTTACTGGCAAGTGCAGTAATGATGATGAACAAGATGGTAACTTTGAAGGATTCTATGtgtcaagtgagaaaaaaataatgtctgACCTCCTtacatatacaaaaaatacatatccaGAGACTGTCAGTAAGCTGGAAGAAGAGGATATCAAAGATGTTTTTAACAGTAATAATGAGGCTCCAGTTGTTCATTCATTGTCCAATGGTGAAGTAACAAAAATGGTTCTGAATCAAGATGAtcatgataataatgataatgaagaTGATGTTAACACTGCAGAAAAAGTGCCTATAGATGACATGGTAAAAATGTGTGATGGGCTTATTAAAGGACTAGAGCAGCATGCATTCATAACAGAGCAAGAAATCATGTcagtttataaaatcaaagagagaCTTCTAAGACAAAAGGCATCATTAATGAGGCAGATGactctgaaagaaacatttaaaaaagccaTCCAGAGGAATACTTCTTCCTCTCTACAGGACCCACTTCTTGGTCCCTCAACTGCTTCTGATGCTTCTTCTcgcctaaaaataaaatacagtgcaCAGTAA